From the Psychrobacter sp. P11F6 genome, the window TTGATAAAGTCAATTAAAGATGATTATTTAGTGGATATAAATAGCCAATAATTATACGTCGTAACAGCCTTATAAAACGTATGAATGCGTATCCAGCTTGAGAATTAGTGGAATCCTAAGGTTTAATCTACCAAATATACAATGAAAATCCTCATGCAAGCTGTCAATTTTGCATGAGGACTATTTGTTTTATTAACAAACTGTTTATTTTATTGAGAAACTGTTGAGAGCTGTTTTAGAACTATTCGTCAAACCAATTAGACGGTTAAAAATGAAACTTCACTAGAGCGCTAGGCACGTTTTGAGTCGTATCACTGCCATACTTATTTTTCCAGTAACTATATTCCATACCGACCTCTAAGCGATTATCAATGCCTAATAGTGGTTGTAAGTTATACTTTATTTGCGGATTGATATGTAGTTGGTTTTTTAAGTCGTCGTTGTTAAAAGAGTAGTCTACATAACCATCGACCACAACGTTATTTTTCTCCCAACCGTAAGTTAAGGTGATTTGCTGGTCATCATCAGTATTATCATTGAAGACATGATATAGGGAAGCAGAGGCGTACTTCATACCTGAAATAGGGACATTCAAATCTGCCCCTAGTCCTATCATATAGTTGTCTTGGCTAAAGCCTTTGCTGTTCGAGCCAAACTCATATTGCCCCGCTAGATTGAGCTGTTTGATAAAGCTATCATCGAAAGTTGTGAGCTTAAGCTTGGGCGCAAACTCACCATACGTTTCTTTAAATCTATTGTTTTCAATATCATTTGCGCCTTGATGACGATCGACGAAGAAAAATACGCCGCCCCAACTATGGGTAGATGCGTGCTCCAGAGTGATGGTCGTCAATTCTCCGTCTTCTACCAGCTCATAGTCATTACCATACAGTACAGAAAGACTGGTATCGGTGAAAAGCACCTTTGCATGGCTGCTGCTCATCGTACCTAAGGCAACGATCGCGGCTAAAGCGGTGGTTAATAAGCTACTAAAAAACAGTTTTTTCTGAATATTGGTTCTACATAATTGGCTAGCCAGTGGCAGGTTTGCAAATAAGTGATAACGCACAGTAATATTCCTTTATATAGAGTGGGTCATCCTAGCAGGTTGGATATATGACAAAAGCGCATTTTAACTTCCTGTCAAAACGGGTCAATGCTGCTAAGGATAAATCGCGGTCAATTTTCGATAGCAATCTAAAATAATGAAGATAAATGCTATCAATATAAGTATTGTCAAAAGGATAAAAAATGCTCTGTTGGCTATGTTATCCGCAATAATTCTTAACACTTTGAAACAGTTAAGCATGTTTTATAATGAGTGACAACCATAAGCTGGCTAAGAATAACGGTCTATCAAGCCTTCTAAGTATTTGATATTACCTAAGTTTATGATTTTATTAAATTAACTGACTAAATGGTCAGCTTTATTATTTTTGTAAACAAGGAGATATGTCGAAGTAGTTGGTAGGCTAAACCACTAGCAATAATTATTACGATTCAGAGTAGTGAAAAGCGCTGGTAGGGTATTTTGAAACAAATGATATGAGAGGAAAGTGAATAGAGGTATGGCAGAATTAATAGACACAAAAAAACCTCAAGTAAACTAATACTTGAGGCGAAACTTGCTTAAAGTCGAAAGTCTAAATTCTTTTTAGCTTTTTACTAAATATGGCGCAGCGGACGGGACTCGAACCCGCGACCCCCGGCGTGACAGGCTAGACCCACCATATTTCATTAAATAACTTTAATCTATGTTAACCTATAAACCCCTGCCTTATAAGGGCTGTATAGATTATTTCATTAAGACGTTTAGCGTATTTTAACATATATTAGTAAGTATAAAAAATACATTTTGGTCGCTGAGGATGTATAAAATTTATACTTTATTAGTCGTAAATAAGTATAGATTTTATACTGAAATTACTTAGAATAAACTTCTTAATCATTCATGTTTGAGCCAGCTATTAAAACTATTACATTAAAATTTTATAATATATTTAACAACCAATACTATGACTGCGCTCCTTAAGTAGCTTCTTGACTGATTCTATACGCGGTCTAATGCTTTCACCT encodes:
- a CDS encoding DUF5020 family protein encodes the protein MRYHLFANLPLASQLCRTNIQKKLFFSSLLTTALAAIVALGTMSSSHAKVLFTDTSLSVLYGNDYELVEDGELTTITLEHASTHSWGGVFFFVDRHQGANDIENNRFKETYGEFAPKLKLTTFDDSFIKQLNLAGQYEFGSNSKGFSQDNYMIGLGADLNVPISGMKYASASLYHVFNDNTDDDQQITLTYGWEKNNVVVDGYVDYSFNNDDLKNQLHINPQIKYNLQPLLGIDNRLEVGMEYSYWKNKYGSDTTQNVPSALVKFHF